The Mesorhizobium opportunistum WSM2075 DNA window CCTATGCATTACCGGCCGATGTTCGGCGCCTATGGCAAGGCCAGGACCAACTCGTCGGTGACCTTCGTTTCCAAGGCGGCGCTCGGGTCGGGCCTGCATGGCCGGCTCGGCGTCGACAAGCAGTTCGTCGCGGTGGAAAACACCCGCGGCGGCATCGGCAAGCATTCGATGGTGCTCAACGACGCCACGCCGCATATCGAGGTCGACCCGGAAACCTACGAGGTCCGGGCCGATGGTGAATTGCTGACCTGCGAGCCGGCAACGGTGCTGCCGATGGCGCAACGGTATTTTCTGTTTTGATGTCAGCGGTTTTGGTTGAAAGTCATGAACTTGGTGAATTGCGTCTGAATCCACAGCGCGTAGTGTGATGCGCAAAAGCGCACGCGCTATGTCCAGTGCGAAGCCAAGATGTTTCGTCAGATTGCCAATCGCATCCGTGCCCCCTGCTTCCAACTTGGAAATTCGGGGCCATTGGAGCAATATAGGCTGCATGAACAAGATTTTTCGCAAACAGCAATTGACGCCCTACGAGGCGGACTATGCTCAGTGGTGCGCCGAGCAAGGCGCGCTGTTGCGCGAAGGTCGTCTGTCCGATCTTGATCGCGAGAATCTCGCCGAGGAGATCGAGAGCTTGGGGCGGAGCGACAAAAGGGAAATTGCGAGCAGGCTTGGCACCTTGATCCTGCATTTGCTCAAATGGGAGTTTCAGCCCGAGCAGCGCAAAACCGGATGGCTGCTCACAATCCGTGAACAGCGATATCGGATTGAAAATCTGCTCGATGAAAGTCCGAGTCTGAAAGCGTATCCGGCGCAGATGCTTGGACGAGAGTTCAAGATAGCAAGGTTAAAGGCGCTGGACGAAACCGGCTTGAGCGATCGCGATTTTCCTGTTGATTGCCCATTTACAATCAGGAAAATTCTGGACCATGGCTATTTTCCAGGCAGGCCGTGGTCTTCGGATAAACTTATTCGCGAGTAGCCGCGAAGTGGCCCGTCGCAAATATTTCATCCCGTCGTGAGCATTGTTATTATCCGCCGATGGCCACCGAAATAGCCTCTCCCCACGACATCTTCCCGCATATCCGCATCGTCATGGGCATGGTGATCGGGCTTGGCGTCGCCCGCCTGCTGTCGGGCGTGGCGCGCATCGTCCAGCATCCGGGCCAATACCGGCTTTATCCCGTGCATCTGGCCTGGGTCGCTTCGGTGCTGTTGATGCTGGTGCATTTCTGGTGGTGGGAGTTCGGCCTCTACGCCATCGAAACGTGGACCTTCGGCAAATACCTGTTCATCATCTTCTACGCGATCACGCTGTTCCTGCTGTGCGCGCTGCTGTTCCCGGATTCGATGCTGGACTACACCAGCTACGAGGATTTCTTCTATTCGCGCCGCGCCTGGTTCTTCGGCCTGCTGGCGGCGACCTATCTGCTCGACGTGATCGATACGCTGCTGAAGGGACCGGAGCATTTCGCCCGCTTCGGCAACGAATATCTGTTCCGCACGCCGGTCTTCGTCGCGTTTTGCATCGCCGCGATCCTGGTGCGCGACCGCCGCTTCCACATCGCCTTCGTCACGGCAGCGTTGATCTATCAGATATCGTTCATCCTGCGGCTCTTCGACACGATCGTATGACCAAAGCGGATGGTCTAGAGTCCAGCGAAAGGCAGGATCCAACCATGTACAAGGCCGTCGGATCGCGCGGATCCCGGGTCAGCCGCGTTCTCTGGATGCTTGAGGAGCTCGGGGAGCCCTATGAATTCGTCGCGGTTCATCTGCGCTCGCCGGAAGCCTATGCACTCAACCCCTCGGGCAAGGTGCCGATCCTGATCGATGGCGAATTGACGGTGACGGATTCGGCCGCGATCTGCGTCTATCTGGCCGACAAACACGCGGACAAGGGCATGGGCGCCAATCCGGGCATTGCCGGCCGTGCCGAAATGGATTCCTGGATGCATTTCGCGCAGAGCGAGTTCGAGGCGCCGCTGTGGAACAAGCTGCGCCATCGCTTCCTGCTGCCGAAGGAAGTTCGGGTCGATGTCGGCCCCGCCGCGACCTATGATTTCATCTCGGAGCTTCAGGCGCTGGATCGCCGGCTTGGCGACAAGCCCTTCGCGCTCGGCGACCGGTTTTCCGCCGTCGACGTGATGTTGGGCGATATGGGCGGCTGGGCCCGCGCCGGAAAATTCCCGATCGAATCCGAGCGCGTCAACGCCTATTTCGACCGTGTCTTGGCGCGCCCTGCCCGTGCAAAGGCGCAAGCTAATGGAGGCTCCATGAAATGAAGCTCAATCTCAACACCGATTTCACCAAATTCCCACGTGCCGTCTCGGTGCTGCTTGCCGGCATGGCCGGAACCACTGCACCATCGGGCCGTGCGGTTCTAGCCCATGACGAGCGTCATCTGCGCCGCCGCGCCATCGAACTTGCCGACGGCAGCAAGGTGCTGGTGGACCTGCCCGAGCCTGTCGCTCTCAACGACGGCGACCGGCTGGTGCTGGAGGATGGCGGTCATATCGAAATCGTCGCGGCACCGGAGGACGTCTATGACGTCCGCGCCCGCGACGCCGTGCATCTGACCGAGCTTGCCTGGCATATCGGCAACCGTCACCTCGCGGCGGGCATCGAGGCGGACCGCATCGTCATCCTTAGCGATCACGTCATCAAGGTGATGCTGGAGGGGCTCGGCGCCACCGTGCGCGAGGTCTCCGAGCCGTTCAAGCCGGTGCGCGGCGCCTATTCAGCCCACAGTGGTGCCCATGGTCACGATCACGGCCATCACGCGGAGGCGCATACTCACAGCCACTCGGAGGCGCATTCGCACGCACACGGCGAACAGCATTCCCATTCCCACAGCCATTCCCACGACGGTCACCACCACGACCATGACTGACCAGCTTTCCAACATCGCCCTGCTGCGGCTGATGGCGTGGCTGTCGCCGGCCTTTCCGGTCGGTGGCTTTGCCTACAGCCACGGTCTGGAGCGCGCGGTGCATGACGGGCTGGTGGCCGATGCCGCAAGCCTCGCTGGATGGCTGGAAACGCTGGTCGAAATGGGTTCGGGCTGGAACGATGCCGTGCTGTTCGCCGAGAGCTGGCGCCGCGCCCACAACGCCGGCGATCTCGTCGAAGTGGCCGCGCTCGCCGAGGCGCTCGCCGGTTCGCGCGAACGCCACACCGAGACCATGCTGCAAGGTACCGCCTTCATCAAGGCCGCATCGGCCTGGCCCAATCCCGTGCTGGAGCGCTTGCCGGCCGAATGCGCCTATTGCATCGCTGTCGGGACCATCGCCGGCGGCAATGGCATTGCGCTGCGGGACGCGCTGTCCGCCTTCCTGCAAGCCTTCTTCTCCAACCTTGTCCAGGCGGCGATCAGGTTGGGTGTCGTCGGCCAGTCGGAAGCAACAGTGCTGCTTGCCGGCTTCGAGCCGCTGGCCCTGGCAACCGCTGCCCGCGCCGCCAGTTCCTCGCTCGACGATCTCGGCGGCTGTGCCTTCGTCTCCGATGTCATGGCGATGAAGCACGAAACCCAATATTCGCGGCTGTTCCGCTCATGATCGCCCTCGCCTTCGTCCTTTCATTCGTCCTGCTGCTGATCACGGCGCTGCATGTCTATTGGGGCATTGGCGGCATCTGGCCGGGCAGGGATGCCAAGTCATGCGCCCATGCCGTCGTCGGTTTTCGCGGCATCGATGAAATGCCGACGCCGTTTGCCAGCTTCGCGGTTGCCGCCTGTCTCGCCCTGGCAACGTTGTGGCCACTGGCGCTGATCGGCTTTTTTGCATCGCCCTTCCCCAGGGAAGGCCTCGCCGCCACCGCGCTGCTCATCGGGCTGGTGTTTCTCGGGCGCGGCATTGCCGGCTTCACGCCCTGGTGGCGCCGGCTGACCCCCGAGCAGCCCTTCGCCCGGCTCGATATAAGCTATTATTCGCCGCTGTGCCTGTTGATCGGGCTCGGCTTCGCAGTCCTTGCCATCACGGAGTTCCCGACATGACCCAGGCTAACGGTCCCCTTCGCATCGGTATTGGCGGCCCCGTCGGCTCGGGCAAGACGACGCTCACCGAAAAACTCTGCAAGGCGCTGCGCGATGAATTCTCCATCGCGGTCGTCACCAACGACATCTACACCAGGGAAGACGCCATGATGCTGGCGCGGCTACAGGCGCTGCCGGAGGACCGCATCGTCGGTGTCGAGACTGGCGGCTGCCCGCACACCGCGATCCGCGAGGATGCCTCGATCAATCTGCAGGCGATCGCCGAACTCAACCGGAAGTTCCCCGATCTCGACATCATCTTCATCGAATCGGGCGGCGACAACCTTGCCGCCACCTTCTCGCCGGACCTTGCCGACCTGACGCTGTACGTCATCTCGGTCTGCCAGGGCGAAGAAATCCCGCGGAAAGGCGGACCGGCGATCACCCGCTCGGACTTCCTCATCATCAACAAGAGCGACCTGGCGCCCTATGTGAACGTCAACCTCGACGTGATGGAGAGCGATGCCGGCCGCATGCGCGGCAAGCGCCCGTTCGGCTTCACCGACCTGTCGCGCGGCAAAGGGCTGCAGGAGGTCATCGATTTCATCGTCGAGCATGGCGGGCTGAGGGCCGGCATTGCCGCCAGCACGGCGGCCTGACCGGCAGCCGCCTCTTCCTGCACCAACCGAAACCCGTTGCGGGCGGACGTGGGTCGCGGCATTCTTGCCAAAACCGGAGGATTTTCGATGAGCATCGCCCGCCTGCAGAAGGAAACGCTGACCAACCTGCCGTTCTACGAAGAGCGCGTCGATCTTGCCTGCGCCTTCCGCTGGACGGCGCGGCTCAACATGCATGAAGCGGTGGCCAACCATTTCTCGCTGGCGGTCAACGAGGACGGCACGCAATTCCTGATGAACCCCAACCAGGTGCATTTCTCGCGTATCAAGGCGAGCGACCTTTTGATGATCGACGCTAACGATCCCGACACGCTCACGGGGCCGAACGCGCCCGACCCGACGGCCTGGGGACTGCACGGCGCCATCCATCGCAATGTCCGCCACGCGCGCTGCGTCATGCATGTCCATTCGATCCACGCCACGGTGCTGGCCTCGCTCGCCGATTCCCGCCTGCCGCCGATCGACCAGAATTCGGCAATGTTCTTCAACCGCCATGTCGTCGACGCCCATTATGGCGGACTGGCCTTCGAGGAAGAGGGCGAACGCTGCTCGCAGCTTCTGACCGACCCCAAGGTCAAGGTGATGGTGATGGGCAATCATGGCGTGCTGGTCATCGGCGATACGGTCGCCGATGCGTTCAACCGCATGTTCTATTTCGAGCGCGCCGCCGAAACCTACATCAAGGCACTTTGGACCGGCCGGCCGCTGCGCACGCTGTCCGACCCGATCGCCGAGAAGACGGCCAGCGAAATGGACGACTATCCCGGCCAGGCCGAGCGCCATCTCAGCGAACTGAAGGCGATCCTCGACGAGCAGGAACCGGTCTACCGGAACTGAGCTTCCGGGAACTCAGAGCCCAAGCTCTCCGCGCAACTCCTCGGCGCTGTTGATGACCGTGGCGCCGGGCGGTCCTTCCATCGGCTTCTCCGGCCAGAAGATCGTCTTCATGCCCGCCGCCAGCCCTGCCAGGGCGCCGGGCCAGCTGTCGTCGATCGCCACGGCGTGCGCGGGATCGACATCGGCGAGATAGGCGGCGCGCAGGAAGGGTTCGGCGTGCGGCTTGCCTTCGCGCACGTCGTTGCGGCTGATCGTCTTCATGCCCGGATAGGTCAGCCCGACCATGCGCAGATTGGCATCGACGATCATCCGGTCCGAATTGGACACCACGGCCTGCGCCACGCCCTTTGCCCGCAACTCGTTGAAAATCTCGATCGCGCCGGGGCGCGGCTGCAAGCTTTCGACAAGCGGCAGATAGTGTTCGTATTTGTGGACGATCCATTCGTCGAAGGGCAGGTCCAGGCCGAACTCGTCGCGCATCATCTCGTAGACCGGCCAGGCGGCAACGCCGAGCACCCGCTCATGCAAATCATCAGGCGGTATCAGACCGGCATTGCGCATCGCCGCCACGAGGGCTGCCTCATGCAGCGGTTCGCTGTCGACCAGCGTGCCGTCCATGTCCCAGAAAACCGCTTTCGGTGTCATGCAGCGCTCCTTTTTTCGATCCCTTAAAGGGTTTGCGCCGGGAGATAAACCTTCGCGACCGCAGAACGCGGCTCCGGCCGGCAACCGACGCCGCATTGCTTCTCCGACCAGACATTGGTGGATGCAAAATCCGGGTTGGACAGACGCAAGCATTTGCCCTTGAGATTGACAATTGCACAGCAGGCAGTTCCCTGCGAAACTAGGCATGGACCGCCTCGATGACCGGCGGCCTCGGGGAGGCAGGACGTGAATACGCGGCAGGATGGCGGCAACAACAGGCTGGACGACGCGGCGCGCGCCGGGTGGCTTTACTATGTTGCCGGCAACACACAGGACCAGATCGCCGCGACGCTCGGCATATCGCGGCAGACCGCGCAGCGGCTGGTGTCGCTGGCGGTGTCGGAAGGGCTGATCAAGGTGCGCGTCGACCATCCGATCGCCAACTGCCTGGACCTCGCGGCCCGGCTCAAGTCGCGTTTCGCGCTCGACCTGGTCGAGGTGGTGCCGAGCGACCCGAATTCATCCTCCACCACCATCGGTATCGCCGAGGCGGCCGCCGCCGAGATCGAGCGCCGGCTGCGGTCACCGACGCCGATCGTCATGGGGATCGGCACCGGGCGCACGCTGAAGGCGGCAATCGAACAGCTGCCGCCGATGGAATGCCCGCAGCACAAGGTGGTGTCGTTGACCGGCAACATCTCGCCGGACGGCTCGGCCGCCTTCTACAACGTCATCTTCACCATGGCCGACAGGGTCAAGGCGCGCTCCTTTCCAATGCCGCTGCCGGTCATCGCCTCCTCGCCGCAGGAGCGCGAGATGCTGCTCAACCAGCCGATGATCCAGCCGACGCTGGCGCTGGCAGCCGAGGCCGACGTCACCTTCATCGGCATCGGCGATCTCGGCCCGAAGGCGCCGCTCTACGAGGACGGCTTCATTTCAGAAAGCGAGCTGAAAGCCCTGCAGAAGGCGGGAGGCATCGCCGAGATCGTCGGCTGGGTGTTCGATCGCGAAGGGCGCATGATCGAGGGCATCACCAATGACCGGGTGTCGTCGGCATCGCTGCCGTCGCGCGAGAAATCGCTGGTCATTGCGCTGGCCATGGGCGAGCGCAAGCTGCCGGGTATCCTGGCGGCCGTGAACCGCCGGCTGGTCAACGGGCTCATCACCGACGAGCGGACGGCAGCTGCGCTGCTGGCCAGCATCTGACTGGAACCCGCCGCGAGCGATTTGCGATAAAGAGAGCAATGCTATCCGTGCCGCCCGAAAGGGTCGTTGCCGTCAAGGAAACCGAGGTCGCGCTGCAGATGCGGCGACAGGTCCCTGATGTCGAGATGTGCCTTTTTTCGGCTCGCAAACCAGCCGAATCCGTCCGCGAGCCACGAAATCCAGCGATGATCGGGGGCGGGAGTGCATTTTTGCTGTGCCATGGTCATGATCGTCAACCTTCGCTATCCTGGACCCGAATGACGGGTTGACGCTGAATGTCGGTCTTGCCGGCCGCCTTGGCCAATCGAACGTCGATAAGGACCCATAAGGAGGCTTTATGCCGGACCTCAGCTCGCGGCAGGTTTCGCAGCTCCCGCCTCTGCAGGCGATCCGGGTGTTCGAAGCGGTGGCGCGGCACCTTTCCTTCACCAAGGCGGCCGAGGAGCTCGCCATGACGCAAGCAGCGGTCAGCTATCAGATCAAGGTGCTGGAGGAGCGGGTCGGCGCGCCGCTTTTCCTGCGGCGGCCGCGCCAGATCGCACTCACCGAGGCCGGCCAGCGCCTCGCGCCGGCGGTCAGCGAGGCCTTCGCCATTCTTGGCCAGGCCTATGCCGCGGCGCGCGGCGGCGCGGATGGCGTGCTGTGCGTCACCACCGTGCTGACCTTCGCCTCGAACTGGCTGGCGCACCATCTGGGCTCGTTCCAGATCGCTCATCCTTCGCTCGCCGTGCGGCTCGAAACGTCGAGCCGGCTGACGGATTTCGCCCGCGAGGATGTCGACCTCGCCATCCGGTCGGGCGGCGGCAAATGGCCGGGGCTGGAAGCCTACAAGCTGCTCGATGCCGATTTCACGCCGATGCTGAGCCCGAAGCTCGCGGCAAGCATCGGCGGCGTCAGGGAACCGGCGGACCTGTTGCGGCTGCCGATCCTCGATCCCGGCGACATCTGGTGGACGCAATGGTTCGAGGCTGCCGGCGTGCACTCGCACGATCTCGCCAAGCGGCCCGGCAGCAGCATGGGCGCACAGGCCTATGAGGCCAATGCCGCGATCGCCGGTCATGGCGTGGCGATCCTGACCCGGGCGCTGTTCAAGGCGGAACTCGCCGACGGCCGCCTGATCCAACCCTTCGACCTCGTCGGCGACGATGGCCACGCCTACTGGCTGGTCTATCCGGAGGCACGGCGCAACGTGCCGAAGATCCGCGCCTTCCGCGACTGGCTGCTGGCCGAAATAGCCTGCTGACTGGCAAGGTGCATCGCTTCGAAGCGAAGTTCCGCGACGCGTCTTCATGCATGCCGTTCAAAATGCCGGTCGTTTTGGCCTCCGGATCCGATCGGGCTGCGCGACCTCTGAATTATGAGAGGCAGCAGGCAGCCTGCCCGGCTATTTCCTCCACTCCATATCCGGCCAGCGTCGTCGAGTGCTGCGCTGCAGCATCGAATCTGGCTTGACATAATATGGAACTTAATGAGTAATTGCTCACAGCCAAGGCAAATGCTCATCTTGGTCCATGGGAGGAATTTGATGAAACTTCGTACGCTCATCCTGGGCTTGTGCTCGACCAGCGCGCTGGCGTTCGCTGCGCACGCCGAATCCATCACCATCGCCACCGTCAACAATGGCGATATGGTCCGCATGCAGAAGCTGACCGACGACTTCACCAAGGCAAACCCCGACATCCAGCTCAACTGGGTGACGCTCGAGGAAAACGTGCTGCGCGAGCGCGTCACCACAGACATCGCCACCAAGGGCGGCCAGTACGACGTGATGACGATCGGCACCTACGAGGTTCCGATCTGGGCCAAGCAGAGCTGGCTGTTGCCGCTCGACAAGCTCGGCGACGACTACGACGCCAAGGACATCATCCCGGCCATCGCCGGCGGCCTGTCGGTCGACGGCAAGCTCTATGCCGCGCCCTTCTACGGCGAAAGCTCCTTCGTCATGTACCGCAAGGACCTGATGGACAAGGCCGGGCTGAAGATGCCCGACGCGCCGACCTGGGACTTCATCAAGCAGGCCGCCGACAAGATGACCGACCGCGCCAATGGCGTGAACGGCGTGTGCCTGCGCGGCAAGGCCGGCTGGGGCGAGAACATGGCCTTCCTGACCGCCATGTCGAACTCCTTCGGCGCCCGCTGGTTCGACGAGAACTGGAAGCCGCAATTCGATCAGCCCGAATGGAAGAACACGCTGCAGTTCTATGTCGACCTGATGAAGGCCGACGGCCCCGAGGGCGCGTCCTCCAACGGCTTCAACGAAAATCTGGCGCTGTTCCAGCAGGGCAAGTGCGGCATGTGGATCGACGCCACGGTCGCCGCGTCCTTCGTCTCCGATCCAAAGGCCTCGCAGGTCGCCGACAAGGTCGGCTATGCGCTGGCCCCGGACAATGGGCTGGGCAAGCGCGGCAACTGGCTGTGGGCCTGGTCGCTGGCCATTCCCGCCGGTACGCAGAAGGCTGACGCCGCCGAGAAGTTCGTCTCCTGGGCGACCAGCAAGCACTATGCCGAGCTCGTCGCATCGAAGGAAGGCTGGGCCAATGCTCCTCCCGGAACGCGCTCGTCGCTCTATGCCAACGCCGACTACCAGAAAGCGGCTCCGTTCGCCAAGATGACGCTGGACTCGATCAACGCGGCCGACCCGACGCATCCGACCGTCAAGCCGGTGCCCTATGTCGGCGTGCAGTTCGTCGCCATCCCTGAATTCCAGGGCCTTGGCACCACTGTCGGCCAGCTGTTCTCGGCGGCTCTCGCCGGCCAGTCGAGCGTCGACGATGCCCTGAAGCAGGCCCAGGACGCCGCCACGGCGACAATGACCGAAGGCGGTTATATCAAGTAGGCTCCTCCCGGTGCCGAATGCCGGTCGCGCATCATGACCGGCAATGGCCGCCCGAGTCCCAGTTCGGGCGGCCATCTTCAAAATCCTGGAATTTCTGGCGCAACTCTAAAATCCAGCTGACCTTTGGAGGGTGACCGTCATGGCTACTCAGCAGACCCG harbors:
- the gcvA gene encoding transcriptional regulator GcvA, producing MPDLSSRQVSQLPPLQAIRVFEAVARHLSFTKAAEELAMTQAAVSYQIKVLEERVGAPLFLRRPRQIALTEAGQRLAPAVSEAFAILGQAYAAARGGADGVLCVTTVLTFASNWLAHHLGSFQIAHPSLAVRLETSSRLTDFAREDVDLAIRSGGGKWPGLEAYKLLDADFTPMLSPKLAASIGGVREPADLLRLPILDPGDIWWTQWFEAAGVHSHDLAKRPGSSMGAQAYEANAAIAGHGVAILTRALFKAELADGRLIQPFDLVGDDGHAYWLVYPEARRNVPKIRAFRDWLLAEIAC
- a CDS encoding urease accessory protein UreF, whose protein sequence is MTDQLSNIALLRLMAWLSPAFPVGGFAYSHGLERAVHDGLVADAASLAGWLETLVEMGSGWNDAVLFAESWRRAHNAGDLVEVAALAEALAGSRERHTETMLQGTAFIKAASAWPNPVLERLPAECAYCIAVGTIAGGNGIALRDALSAFLQAFFSNLVQAAIRLGVVGQSEATVLLAGFEPLALATAARAASSSLDDLGGCAFVSDVMAMKHETQYSRLFRS
- a CDS encoding ABC transporter substrate-binding protein, with the translated sequence MKLRTLILGLCSTSALAFAAHAESITIATVNNGDMVRMQKLTDDFTKANPDIQLNWVTLEENVLRERVTTDIATKGGQYDVMTIGTYEVPIWAKQSWLLPLDKLGDDYDAKDIIPAIAGGLSVDGKLYAAPFYGESSFVMYRKDLMDKAGLKMPDAPTWDFIKQAADKMTDRANGVNGVCLRGKAGWGENMAFLTAMSNSFGARWFDENWKPQFDQPEWKNTLQFYVDLMKADGPEGASSNGFNENLALFQQGKCGMWIDATVAASFVSDPKASQVADKVGYALAPDNGLGKRGNWLWAWSLAIPAGTQKADAAEKFVSWATSKHYAELVASKEGWANAPPGTRSSLYANADYQKAAPFAKMTLDSINAADPTHPTVKPVPYVGVQFVAIPEFQGLGTTVGQLFSAALAGQSSVDDALKQAQDAATATMTEGGYIK
- a CDS encoding HAD family hydrolase, whose protein sequence is MTPKAVFWDMDGTLVDSEPLHEAALVAAMRNAGLIPPDDLHERVLGVAAWPVYEMMRDEFGLDLPFDEWIVHKYEHYLPLVESLQPRPGAIEIFNELRAKGVAQAVVSNSDRMIVDANLRMVGLTYPGMKTISRNDVREGKPHAEPFLRAAYLADVDPAHAVAIDDSWPGALAGLAAGMKTIFWPEKPMEGPPGATVINSAEELRGELGL
- a CDS encoding DUF3995 domain-containing protein; this encodes MIALAFVLSFVLLLITALHVYWGIGGIWPGRDAKSCAHAVVGFRGIDEMPTPFASFAVAACLALATLWPLALIGFFASPFPREGLAATALLIGLVFLGRGIAGFTPWWRRLTPEQPFARLDISYYSPLCLLIGLGFAVLAITEFPT
- a CDS encoding sugar-binding transcriptional regulator, producing MNTRQDGGNNRLDDAARAGWLYYVAGNTQDQIAATLGISRQTAQRLVSLAVSEGLIKVRVDHPIANCLDLAARLKSRFALDLVEVVPSDPNSSSTTIGIAEAAAAEIERRLRSPTPIVMGIGTGRTLKAAIEQLPPMECPQHKVVSLTGNISPDGSAAFYNVIFTMADRVKARSFPMPLPVIASSPQEREMLLNQPMIQPTLALAAEADVTFIGIGDLGPKAPLYEDGFISESELKALQKAGGIAEIVGWVFDREGRMIEGITNDRVSSASLPSREKSLVIALAMGERKLPGILAAVNRRLVNGLITDERTAAALLASI
- a CDS encoding DUF29 domain-containing protein → MNKIFRKQQLTPYEADYAQWCAEQGALLREGRLSDLDRENLAEEIESLGRSDKREIASRLGTLILHLLKWEFQPEQRKTGWLLTIREQRYRIENLLDESPSLKAYPAQMLGREFKIARLKALDETGLSDRDFPVDCPFTIRKILDHGYFPGRPWSSDKLIRE
- a CDS encoding urease accessory protein UreE, with the protein product MKLNLNTDFTKFPRAVSVLLAGMAGTTAPSGRAVLAHDERHLRRRAIELADGSKVLVDLPEPVALNDGDRLVLEDGGHIEIVAAPEDVYDVRARDAVHLTELAWHIGNRHLAAGIEADRIVILSDHVIKVMLEGLGATVREVSEPFKPVRGAYSAHSGAHGHDHGHHAEAHTHSHSEAHSHAHGEQHSHSHSHSHDGHHHDHD
- a CDS encoding class II aldolase and adducin N-terminal domain-containing protein gives rise to the protein MSIARLQKETLTNLPFYEERVDLACAFRWTARLNMHEAVANHFSLAVNEDGTQFLMNPNQVHFSRIKASDLLMIDANDPDTLTGPNAPDPTAWGLHGAIHRNVRHARCVMHVHSIHATVLASLADSRLPPIDQNSAMFFNRHVVDAHYGGLAFEEEGERCSQLLTDPKVKVMVMGNHGVLVIGDTVADAFNRMFYFERAAETYIKALWTGRPLRTLSDPIAEKTASEMDDYPGQAERHLSELKAILDEQEPVYRN
- a CDS encoding glutathione S-transferase family protein; translation: MYKAVGSRGSRVSRVLWMLEELGEPYEFVAVHLRSPEAYALNPSGKVPILIDGELTVTDSAAICVYLADKHADKGMGANPGIAGRAEMDSWMHFAQSEFEAPLWNKLRHRFLLPKEVRVDVGPAATYDFISELQALDRRLGDKPFALGDRFSAVDVMLGDMGGWARAGKFPIESERVNAYFDRVLARPARAKAQANGGSMK
- the ureG gene encoding urease accessory protein UreG, with amino-acid sequence MTQANGPLRIGIGGPVGSGKTTLTEKLCKALRDEFSIAVVTNDIYTREDAMMLARLQALPEDRIVGVETGGCPHTAIREDASINLQAIAELNRKFPDLDIIFIESGGDNLAATFSPDLADLTLYVISVCQGEEIPRKGGPAITRSDFLIINKSDLAPYVNVNLDVMESDAGRMRGKRPFGFTDLSRGKGLQEVIDFIVEHGGLRAGIAASTAA